In Hoplias malabaricus isolate fHopMal1 chromosome 18, fHopMal1.hap1, whole genome shotgun sequence, the genomic window GTGGTTGTCCCCCAGTTCGCATACACATTCCAAGCCTGTTCTAGAGTATGTTCGTTCCCTTAGAGAGCGCATGAGGTTAGCTCATGATGTTGCCAGATGTGCTTTAGAGTCCTcccaaaataaaatgaaagagtGCAATGACAGAGATGCAGTGCAGCGTTCTTTTCAGGTGGGTGACCAGGTTTTAGTTTTGCTGCCTGTGGTAGGCTCCTCCCTACACACTCGTTTTGCTGGTCTCTATGAAGTGAAAGAAAAATTAAGTGACACAAATTATGTAATTATGACTCCGGATAGAAACAGGAAAACTTGTGTTTGCCACATTAACCTTTTAAAGCCTTACCTCTCTCGTGCTCCTCATCTGTCTTCTTCCTCCGTAGTTGCCTCTGTGGCAAATGTCTCCCACTGAGTATTCTCCCAAATCTGATGAACTACACAGGCCGCTATAGTCTCCCATGTGCCTGTTTGCCCAATTCAGAAGCACTTCTACAGTTAGATGATAAATTAGCTCATTTACCTTCTGATATCCAGGCAGATCTTAAGGCCCTTATTTACAAATATCCTTCTTTGTTTTCTGATGTTCCTCATGTACCTCTGTAATTGAACATGACATTGATATTGGCGATCATGGTCCCAGTAAACAACACCCCTATCGTGTGAATCCAGCTAAGCGTGCTATCTTAAAACAAGAAACACAGTATCTGCTTAAAAATGGTCTTGCCATACCTAGCTCTAGCCCTTGGTCCTCCCCTTGTTTGTTGGTACCTAAGCCAGATGGTACTTACTGTTTCTGTACTGACTTCAGAAAGGTTAGTGCAGTCACTAAGCCTGATTCTTTTCCTCTGCCCCGCATGGAGGATTGTGTTGATCAAGTTGATTCTGCAAAGTTTGTAAGAAAACTTGATTTACTAAAAGGTTATTGGCAAGTGCCACTTACCTCTCGTGCTTCAGAGATCTCTGCCTTCGTCACTCCAGATACTTTTATGCAATACACAGTCATGGCCTTTGGACTCCAAAATGCACCTGCCACTTTTCAGAGATTAATGAATTGTGTATTGGGTGATGTACACTCTTACCACCTTATGCCCAGTGAACAATGTTGATGTttgatgttttattatatttgctTTCAGGATTCATAAGGGTTTTTCAATGTGTAAAATAGTCTAACTAGAATATAGCATTCTTGTGGAAATGATAGGGTCTGCTAATGACaaagttttaaatgtttaaaagggCAGGGGGAACAAATCTCACAAGTTGTAGAATATACAAATGTAACTATACAATACATATAAATGGGatgtacataaaaaaatatacattataataAACATTATTGTAAGCATATGTTCTCCAAAAAGCAAGTTTatatttagttagttagttatacATAGTGTATATATAGATGTAAGAGATTGTTTCATCCACAGGGCATTAGCTGTCATGAATCAGCCCACCATGAGTCTCCCctaaacaaaagagaaaaaaaaaacactagaaaGGCTGAAATTTTCAGAAGCTGGGGACTAAACCCTCCTCCTTGCAGTTTATAAGTGGACTATAAGCTACCCTTTCTTATCGCAGTTCAGCCCTATTATACTGCACTATATACAACATACCAGAGATTATAGTGGTTCACTCTGCTTGTTGCTATATTGATGTCTGGATATTTTGTCTGTGTCCCAGTATCAGTCATCGATATGTATTTGCAGGTAACTGTCATAGTTGCACAATTACATACATacctacattttctttttcGCTTCTCCATTTATATAATCTAATTTGAAGGCTGTAAAATTGAGCAAAGGTAACAATACCCTATTATATTAGTGTGGCTCACAAATCATCTggccttaaaataaataatccaaTGCAATGGAGTTCAGTCTGATCCCTAtttattcttaaaaaaataaaaataaaaaataaaaagtcataGTAATCCTGTTAACCTTTATGTCATTTATGGCCACCCCTAAATTTCACATGACATCCTGAATTTACTGGTGTTTTGCTTActttgtaaaattaaaattgaaTTAGCTGCTGAATATTGTGTATACACTTCTACCACTCTGAAATAATCTCAGCTGACCAACcactgtacgtcatgatgatgttagggttacactatccactagtgggaggatttgggctcatgtataaaacagagaagttaactctctgaatcatttcagctACTTCAACTCTGTCTTTATTTCAGATGGACGACCAACATTACAGGAACAACATCACAATTCAATattgctttcctgacaataatgcaTCTTGTATAAAAGAGGTTAAAGAAGGTCTGGGATATATTTTTCTctgcttcattctctcatgtatatctgtgtgcactgtgtttctgaacctgctggtgatcatctccatctctcacttcaagcagctccacactccaaccaacctgatcatcctctctctggctgtggctgattttcTCGTGGGAATGTTTTATATGCCTGTTAGTATAATGCAACTGATGGACTCCTGTTGGTATCTGGGGACAATAGCATGCTACATTTCTCCAATAATCAGTTTTGTTGCAGTGTATGGATCTCTTTACAGCCTGACACTTATAGCAGTGGATAGGTACATTGCTATAACTGACCCCCTGAAGTATTCTAGTCGGATCACAGTTTGTAAAACGTTGCTGTCTTTAATTTTTGGCTGGTGTATTTCTCTTTGCTATACCATCatgtatttatactttaatgACTATTTCTTACAATCTCAGATCACAACGCACTGTTATGGTGAGTGTGTTGTGGttgtaaaatattattgggCCATCATTGATCTTGTAGTTGCATTTATAGCCCCTTGCTGTGTCATATTAGTTTTGTATTCAATCATTTTTAAAGTTGTAAGACATCATGCCAAAGCTGTAAGAGctgtaaataacaataattcaaacattcagagagCTAAAATGCTAaggtcttctgaaatcaaagcagccaaaAAGTTAGGTACtctagtttttttttacctcGCTTGTTGGATACCATTTTATTTAAGCTCTGTGTCAGTTGATAACTTGACATCTTCTTCCATGGTGTGGACAGTGTTTTATTGGCTACTAAACTGTAACTCCTCCGTGAACCCACTGATttatgccattttctattcatggttcagagcaTCTGTAAAGTATATCGTGACATGCAAGATATTTGAAACCTCATCTTCAAggattaatttatttcttgaaCACTAGCCTCAGAATGATTTCATCAGACAGATGAGTGACCACACgctgatttaatttaatttcatttaattatCTGTTAACATAAAATTTGGTGACATTACACAGCTAAATCTTAACAGTACAGCATTTACCATGCTGCAGTTAAAACACATATTTTAGTAAATAATACTTATTTCTCAtgtaatccatttttaaaatttaaaatgtggCCCGAGTTCCCAGAGAGGGACTAAAGGAAACCTGCCAAATTATTATGCACCACTTCTTCAGCAAGATAACAAGCCACTGAAGATGCCATTGTTTCAACCAGAGATACAGTCTTCAGAACCATGCCCTGAGCAGTGCGTACTGAGGCCACATAATTTTCCTTGCTCTCTTCTCACACTTATTTACTGGTGTGAGCTCAATGAGAAACACCAGCAAAGTTGCATATACATATAAGTGGCTAAGAGAAAGCTAAGGAGAACATGAGGAATGAGAGACTATTTGTTTGGTGCAACAGATGCTTACATTGGTTCTTAATAAACTGCCTGAAAGTCAAACTGCTACTGCTTTCATTGTCCTTTTATAGGAGTGTTTTAAATAGACTACAGACGGACTAAACTTTTCTGTCTCATGTGATCGTCATTTAGTTCATTcagtattgttttatgtagctaatcatgtttatttattcaaaattgacattaaaatgttgaaaatctaCAAGATTGCATAAAATGTACAgtattaaagcaacacaaggAAATATATTTACCCTAAAATTACAGGTTTgtaatcattgtgatgcttcactgagctctAATAGGGATAATATGGCCCCTGTTTTTGTTACTCTTAGGTCACCAGAGTAGAAACTGCGCTGTGTGTCTttgggaggagggtaggaaaccactccaaCCCACTTTAtcctgatttcaggacagtgctgtaaaaatgaattacattttgtaaCTTTAGGGGGACCTAGGAGTAAAAACACCTAATCCAATGTAGTGCTGTTTTAAGAGACCTGTGTATACAATGAATGTCCCTAAGCAATAAACCTGTTCAATTCACCAAGAAAATTTTAAATTCATTCTATACTTTAATGTATGAACTTTGTAATGAGTAAATCCAGCTAGATTATATTGGTGAATTTCAGAAATTCTGTTCAGAGAAACTGCAAATCAGTGCATTCCCAGATGAGTtcaagctgttactgcagcaaagggtgTGGGGAATGGTGGCAGAATCTTCCTATTAATACTCTTCAGAAGGACTGTTATAAGAGCAAGGgcatagatttgctcttgacattgacccccaccccacaccaATTTGTCTATTTTTTGTTTCTCACTGCTCCATGACAAAACTATTAAGGACTGATATACTATATATGCTTTTCTACATGCTTTTAAACTATTCTGAATAACAATCCATTATTTAATTCATGAAATATAATGCTAAATTAATGTTAAGTTAATgaatcacaaaataaaaaaacttttgactttAACAGTTTACTTCAGCCATAGTGCAAATGATGGACTCATTTAATTAGTGAACTTGACTTTAAATGACTTACTCATTACTCTTTGAAAAACAGCTGCTTGTGTCCACCTTATTATTTGCTGCCATCCTGACTTGCTTTTGAAAGCCACTTGAACATGCATGTTAACAAATCTTAAAACCAATTTTTGTTAAAACactattttatttctattttatcacatttagttcattattatcattattaattcatttctaATATAAGTATATATGTTGTGCTATTATAACACattaaaactgtttatttatttacctgtTTATTTTGTCTACTAATGAGTTAAGCAAGAAAGGTAACATATACAAAAACAATACTTGGCTAACACCTTTTACAAAAATTTTGACCAGCAGGGAGCAGCAGATTTAtcattttagttttttatttatccTGACGGGAACAAGGGAAAATTTGTTCAGAGGAGGTAGGAGCTAAACAATTGTGTGTTATACCAGTTGTAACCACAAGAGAGGTTTCCACTGCAGACACACAAGCATGTTGGTCGTTTTAGAGCTACAGGTGGGACCAActgttcatatatttatataaaaagcaCAGCTGAACAAATTGACTCACATTTTGCTGTATGATGGCCAACCTAATTATATTTCTGTAGTGGTGCTGTATTAAGTTGgttaccaaaataaaaaaatcaaatatgaCCATCACCAGAAATCAATGGCCTTAGGAATGAGAATAGACCTTTTTTCTGCAGATCTCATCAGTGGGAGAGCTGCAAATGCACATCGGCTTACTCTCACTATGTAAATGTCACTTTCCAGCATACATAGTTTCTCAGAGTCTTGTTTCATATGTCATATTTGTAGGTAGTGGTCTGTTTTCTCCATCAAATCGATTATTCATCATTCACAAGTGGTTCCCCATAACTTGAAGTCATGCACTTACCCTATACTGCCTTTATGGTCCTCCGGACCCCTGCAGATAGCAAAGTTGTAAAACTCAGATTGTcttgaacacaccctggagaaagcaccagtttttcacagggtgacacagctttacacattcactctcacacacacacctatggactattttgagtagccaatcatcctaccaatgtgtgtttttgatccAAAGGACGAaaatggagcacccagaggaaaacccaCATGCacatgggaagaacacaccaaacacttcatagacagtcacacagagtgaggctcaaatccacaaccccaggactatggacatgtgtgagagtgtcactaCTTGCAGTGCCACCCTTTCACCTTGCCTTTGATCTCAGTGTAACAAATCAACTCTGCATGGATCAATGGTGCCACAAACCCTAACACTAACTATAACCCTCACCCAAACCCACAGCCTAAAGGATGAAGCAGTAGGATTGCATCTTCTCCCACAAcagattacagcactgtttgtttttttcttccctcaacagagaaacagatttGCACTGACTTGGCAAAACCGCACCAACAGTGGCCAAGAAGTTAGTGATTTTAAACTGCCTGTGAAccataatgtaaaaatactgcTAATATCTGCATGCTCATTTATTCACATATGTGGTAATTTAGTGCTGCAGCAGACTGTGCATGATCTTGTGCTGCCCAATGCTTTAGGAAACACCAATGCATCATTAAAGCGTTTGAGCTAGTTTTTAAATTTCTGACCAATTATGAGCTTTACATTTCCCTTGACTCCATCATGGATGAAATCTCTGTTTGTCACCAGTAAGTTATTTTTAGCTGGCCTGCAATGTAAGTAATGAATAAATCTTGAATATTCAATATATTAGTGATGTCAGAGGTAAACTAACCACTCATATCAGGGTGAGGATTTATACTGTAGTATAAAGTGGGCAAATCTGGATAATTTTCAGTTTTAAGATTAACCTCTATTTCAAATGGATAACCCAGATGATAGACTAAATTTTACAGTCCaatactgctttcctgacaGCAACTCATCCTGCAGAAAGGAGGTCCGAACAGGACctgcttatatatttctgttcattgttctctcttgtatatctgtgtgcactgtgtttctgaacctgctggtgatcatctccatctctcacttcaagcagctccacactccaacaaacctgctcatcctctctctggctgtggctgatcttctcGTAGGATTGGTTATCATGCCTGGGAATATAATGCAACTGGTTGACTCATGTTGGTATCTTGGAAAACTTATGTGTTCTCTTTATCCTTTGATTGAATTTGTGTTGATGTCTGCATCTCTCTGTAGCATGATTTCAATTGCCATTGATCAGTACATCGCTGTGTGTGACCCTTTGCTTTATTCTACCAGAGTCACAGTTTGTAGAACCTCTGTGCTCATAATTCTAGGCTGGTCTTTATGTCTGTTATATGTCATAATTTATTTCTACTTTAACGACCATCTCCTTCAATCGCAGATCTCCACTACATGCTATGGAGAGTGTTTAGTGGTTTTAAAAAAACCTTGGATAATAGTTGACCTAGTATTTTCATTTATAACCCCTTGCTCTATTATATTAGTGTTGTATTCAATCATTTTCCAGGTGGCAAGGCGACAAGCCAAAGCTGTCAGAGCTGTAAAGAACAATGTGTTACACAAAAAACGGGTCATATTTACAAGCTCCTCTCAAACCAAAGCAGCCAAAAAATTAGG contains:
- the LOC136674466 gene encoding trace amine-associated receptor 13c-like, with product MDNPDDRLNFTVQYCFPDSNSSCRKEVRTGPAYIFLFIVLSCISVCTVFLNLLVIISISHFKQLHTPTNLLILSLAVADLLVGLVIMPGNIMQLVDSCWYLGKLMCSLYPLIEFVLMSASLCSMISIAIDQYIAVCDPLLYSTRVTVCRTSVLIILGWSLCLLYVIIYFYFNDHLLQSQISTTCYGECLVVLKKPWIIVDLVFSFITPCSIILVLYSIIFQVARRQAKAVRAVKNNVLHKKRVIFTSSSQTKAAKKLGFIIFVYLACWIPFYLSSLSLENLTSVSMVWTVLGWLTFLNSSVNPLIYAIFYSWFRASSKYILTCRIFETSSSWAKILPENC